tggtgtgtatcTAGTTATGGGCAATCAACAAAATGAGGATGTAATACATAAGCTATCTAACTCAACCAAAGATGGTGAATTGCGGAATTTTACTATACACCAGCTCAATGGTAAGTCAATGCCGGTATTTTGCTGGCTAGTTTGAgatatatttaaattttgtagtggggtaaaaaaataaaaactcatGCATTAGTAGTTTGGTCTGTATATACAATTTAATATGAAATACTTAATTGATATTCTGTAAATAATTTTTATTCGAAATCATGAAATATTGTGTATTTTGCAGTATATCTTCTGGAGATCATTTAGATATTACAGTTATTTTAGACCCAATTATAAAAACAGGCAGGATATATACACAAAGAGATGCCTATAGATTCTCTGTGCATATTTATTGAAATTTTACTTTAGCTTTGAATCGTGTTCAGAACTAAAATATACTTGCTTGTGAAGCAAATGTCTCGGCTGATAGGCCTTAAGATAGAATTTTAAGGaataagattatatatatatatatatatatatatatatatatatatatatatatatatatatatatatatatatatgtcgtacctaatagccagaacgcacttctcagcctactatgcaaggcccgatttgcctattaagccaagttttcatgaattaattgtttttcgactacctaacctacctaacctaacctaacctaactttttcggctacctaaccaaacctaacctataaagataggttaggttaggttaggtagggttggttaggtttagtcatatatctacgttaattttaactccaataaaaaaaaattgacctcatacataatgaaatgggttgatttatcatttcataagaaaaaaattagagaaaatatattaattcaggaaaacttggcttattaggcaaatcgggccttgaatagtaggccaaaaagtgagttctggctactaggtacgacatatatatatatatatatatatatatatgtcgtacctagtagccataacgcacttctcggcctactatgcaaggcccgatttgcctaatagggcgagtgatattctttatttttaataaattgtttccaattggtttattttaaatattattcatatattatgttaagaacataaattatttatttagttatgttagtttaggttaggttaagataggttaggtagggttggttaggttcggtcatatatatacgttagttttaactcaaattaaaaaagtaTTAGCTCAAACAAAattaaatgaatagctttatcatttcacaagaaaaacaaaattaaaaattttaaaaattccggaaaacttagcttataagAAAACTATATATTAGTTTaaaactatattatatatatatatatgtcgtacctagtagccagaactcacttctcagcctactattcaaggcccgatttgcctaataagccaagttttcctgaattaatatatttactataatttttttcttatgaaatgataaagcaacccttttctctatgtatgaggtcaatttttttttattggagttaaaattaacgtagatatatgaccgaacctaaccaaccctacctaacctaacctaacctatatttataggtaaagttaggttaggtagccaaaaaaagctaggttaggttaggttaggtaggttaggtagacgaaaaaacattaattcatgaaaacttggcttattaggcaaatcgggccttgaatagtaggctgagaagtgcgttctggctattaggtacgacatatatatatatatatatatatatatatatatatatatatatatatatatatatatatatatatatatatatatgtcgtacctagtagccagaactcacttctcagcctactattcaaggcccgatttgcctaataagcaaagttttcctgaattaatatatttactataatttttttcttatgaaatgataaagcaaccgttttctctatgtatgaggtcaatttttttttattggagttaaaattaacgtagatatatgaccgaacctaaccaaccctacctaacctaacctaacctatatttatatgtaaggttaggttaggtagccaaaaaaagctaggttaggttaggttaggtaggttaggtagacgaaaaaacattaattcatgaaaacttggcttattaggcaaatcgggccttgaatagtaggctgagaagtgcgttctggctattaggtacgacatatatatatatatatatgtcgtacctagtagccagaacgcacttctcagcctactatgcaaggcccgatttgcctaataagccaagttttcatgaattaattgtttttcgactacctaacctacctaacctaacctaacctaacttttttggctacctaaccaaacctaacctataaagataggttaggttaggttaggtagggttggttaggtttggtcatatatctacgttaattttaactccaataaaaaaaattgacctcataaataatgaaatgggtagctttatcatttcataagaaaaaaaatagaaaaaatatattaattcaggaaaacttggcttattaggcaaatcgggccttgaatagtaggccaaaaagtgagttctggctactaggtacgacatatatatatatatatatatatatatatatatatatatatgtcgtacctaatagccagaacgcacttctcagcctactattcaaggcccaatttgcctaataagccaagttttcatgaattaatgttttttcgtctacctaacctacctaacctaacctaacctagctttttttggctacctaacctaaccttacctataaatataggttagattaggttaggtagggttggttaggttcggtcatatatctacgttaattttaactccaataaaaaaaaattgacctcatacatagagaaaagggttgctttatcatttcataagaaaaaaattatagtaaatatattaattcaggaaaacttggcttattaggcaaatcgggccttgaatagtaggctgaaaagtgagttctggctactaggtacgacatatatatatatatatatatatatatatatatatatatatatatgtcgtacctagtagccagaacgcacttctcagcctactatgcaaggtccgatttgcctagtaagccaagttttcctgcattaatatattttctctaatttttttcttatgaaatgataaagctacccatttcattatgtatgaggtaaaaaaaaatttattggagttaaaattaaggtagatatatgaccgaacctaaccaaccctacctaacctaacctaacctatctttataggttaggttaggtagcagaaaaggttaggttaggttaggtaggttaggtagtctaaaaacaattaattcatgaaaactttgcttattaggcaaatcgggccttgcatagtaggctgagaagtgcattctggctactaggtacgacatatatatatatatatatatatatatatatatatatatatatatatatatatatatatatatatatatatatgtcgtacctaatagccagaacgcacttctcagcctactatgcaaggcccgatttgcctaataagccaagttttcatgaattaattgtttttcgactacctaacctacctaacctaacctaacctaactttttcggctacctaaccaaacctaacctataaagataggttaggttaggttaggtagggttggttaggttcggtcatatctacgttaattttaactccaataaaaaaaaaattacctcatacataatgaaatgggtagctttatcatttcataagaaaaaaattagaaaaaatatattaattcaggaaaacttggcttattaggcaaatctggccttgaatagtaggccaaaaagtgagttctggctactaggtacgacatatatatacatatatatatatatatatatatatatatatatatatatatatatatatattatatatatatattatatatatatatattatatatatatatatatatatatatatatatatatatatatatatatatatacatatatatacaactttagaacactttcccaccaggagactcgaaccctagccagcacagaagccttccagcaactggcataacaggtacgccttaacccgctccaccacctgctcagacccttaaaagagatggtaatttcggagtatttaaataccccaaagatcaacacctcccaagagcaccagagcaagtgaggggtcatttatacgtttatttcatcaagtccctgttaatatgggaagacacagtgtctctgcttaaggcacaactctcctaaacacgagagtgaagtatacaactttagaacactttcccgccaggagactcgaaccctagccagcacagaagccttccagcaactggcataacaggtacgccttaacccgctccaccacctgctcagacccttaaaagagatggtaatttcggagtatttaaataccccaaagatcaacacctcccaagagcaccagagcaagtgaggggtcatttatacttcactctcgtgtttaggagaattgtgccttaagcagagacactgtcttcccatattaacagggacttgatgaaataaacgtataaatgacccctcacttgctctggtgctcttgggaggtgttgatctttggggtatttaaatactccgaaattaccatctcttttaagggtctgagcaggtggtggagcgggttaaggcgtacctgttatgccagttgctggaaggcttctgtgctggctagggttcgagtctcctggtgggaaagtgttctaaagttgtatacttcactctcgtgtttaggagagttgtgccttaagcagagacactgtgtcttcccatattaacagggacttgatgaaataaacgtataaatgacccctcacttgctctggtgctcttgggaggtgttgatctttggggtatttaaatactccgaaattaccatctcttttaagggtctgagcaggtggtggagcgggttaaggcgtacctgttatgccagttgctggaaggcttctgtgctggctagggttcgagtctcctggtgggaaagtgttctaaagttgtatacttcactctcgtgtttaggagagttgtgccttaagcagagacactgtgtcttcccatataaacagggacttgatgaaataaacgtataaatgacccctcacttgctctggtgctcttgggaggtgttgatctttggggtatttaaatactccgaaattaccatctcttttaagggtctgagcaggtggtggagcgggttaaggcgtacctgttatgccagttgctggaaggcttctgtgctggctagggttcgagtctcctggtgggaaagtgttctaaagttgtatacttcactctcgtgtttaggagagttgtgccttaagcagagacactgtgtcttcccatattaacagggacttgatgaaataaacgtataaatgaccccttacttgctctggtgctcttgggaggtgttgatctttggggtatttaaatactccgaaattaccatctcttttaagggtctgagcaggtggtggagcgggttaaggcgtacatgttatgccagttgctggaaggcttctgtgctggctagggttcgagtctcctggtgggaaagtgttctaaagttgtatacttcactctcgtgtttaggagagttgtgccatatacatatatatatatatatatatatatattatatatataatcttattCCTGCGTTGTTAATGGTTATATAAGTAGCAAAGAAActaattatatttaatttaatatcataatatattagAAATATATATTTCGTTGGGAATATATATGAGCTAATTCCTATTGGCCAACAGGGTCTTTGTACTGCACTGCCTCAATTCTTGTTCTAGTTATACCTCTCTGCTACACACCTCAGCCCCTGACGTCTCTTCTCGTAAATGCCGTGAACGTGAGCAGATTGAGACTGATCCATGTCACATCGTACACAAGACGGTTCGCCACCGGATCTTAACGCCTAACCTTACCCAaattctaacctaaccaaattaaACCTAACACAGCTTAACTTAAGCTAATACAACCTAATAATGTTTTGACACTTAAAACGAACTTTGTCGGACTGAATTGTGTACAATTTGACCACCCCATTGAAACCGCCAATATGATTAATTTCACAGGAGGCCTGAGTAGCGGTGATGGACGAGCTGGCGTGTTCAGTATGTTCTGAGGAATTCAGGGGTGGTATTCGAGAGCCTGTGGTGCTGCCACAGTGTGGCCATACCTTCTGCCGGCCCTGCCTCCTCAGCCTACAGGCAATGCACCCTAGCTTGAGGTGCCCCGCCTGCAGGAGACGACACAAGGGAGCCTCCGTGGCCCACCTCCCTACCAACTTCACCGTCCTCAACCTGGCCACCGCTGCTCACGCAAACAACAAGGTTTAACGGTTTAACAGTAAAACAATGTGCCTGTAGCAATGGCCGCTTTAGTCACTAATAATAATAGCATTATTAGGATAGACTGGTTGGAATCTGGTGAGGAACACCAACTTTGTTATAGTAATAAACAGAGGTAGGTGTCAGCTGTGGAAAGAAACTGACAAGAGTGTAGTTCAAGGCATGTGTATGTAGCAATTGCCCGCAGCTAGGTTAAGTGTTACTGGCAACCATTCAAAATTAATCAGTAAATTATTAACCTTATTAATAGTCAGAAAATTGGTTTGCCATGGAAAAATTATGTTTATATTTCCGTCGCTTAAATTCCTTCAAGAATAGTGCCTGCTCCCTCTGAAGCCTTCACAGCATGCTAGCCTCCTCCAGCAGAATGCTCGTCTTCACACAGTGCTAGACACCACAGTATCCTAGCCCTCACCCCCAAACAGTGTGCTAGTCCCTTCACTACACAAAGTTATAATAGCATTCCCTGAGGAAGGCGTTAAGCTAGCAATGAGAAAATCTAAGCTTTCCTTACCTCTTGCCATCTTGGTCCTCACGCCTTGGAACGCCAGCCACTTCCTTGTTCCGGCATCACAAATATTAGCCAAACAATCCACTGAGAAATGCATTGCCAGCTGGCTAGTCACATACACCTTGATTACTCTTAGCACATTGCACATACGTGTGTGCTACACACCCGGAGAAGTACACAAGAGTAATATATAAGTCACTAGTTGACTGCGTGATGAAGCGTCCTCTCACGACAACATTAGTGTTCTGCCAGGTCCAGGAAACACGCTTTTTTTATTTATGCATTTCTGCCATACACTTATATGTAGTTTGTTCCACAATCAAATACGCTTTATTCAAATGTATAATTTGCATAACTGGAAAATTTAGGAGCTTCAACAGGcaaaatatttgtttatattgAAACATAAACGAAACAGTCTCGAATTATCGTATGTTTCGCCTGCAACCCATTCTCAAGCCATGCTCGGTCATGCCATTTTCATTAACGCATACAACATTCTTTCTTACGGTGTaataaaaaaacatatttttgaatatagattaatattattattattatatatatatatagtttatatatatacatacatatatatatatatatatatatatatatatatatatatatatatatatatgtcgtacctaatagccagaacgcacttctcagcctactattcaaggcccgatttgcctaataagccaagttttcatgaattaatgttttttcgtctacctaacctacctaacctaacctaacctagctttttttggctacctaacctaatcttacctataaagctaggttaggttaggttaggtagggttggttaggttcggtcatatatctacgttaattttaactccaataaaaaaaaattgacctcatacatagagaaaagggttgctttatcatttcataagaaaaaaattatagtaaatatattaattcaggaaaacttggcttattaggcaaatcgggccttgaatagtaggctgagaagtgagttctggctactaggtacgacatatatatatatatatatatatatatatatatatatatatatatatatatatatatgtcgtacctagtagccagaacgcacttctcagcctactatgcaaggcccgatttgcctaataagccaagttttcatgaattaatgttttttcgacaacctaacctaactttttcggctacctaacctaacctaacctattaagataggttaggtagggttggttaggttcggtcacatatctacgttaattttaactccaataaaaaaaaattgacctcatacataatgaaattggtagctttatcggcccgatttgcctaataagccaagttttcatgaattaatgttttttcgacaacctaacctaactttttcggctacctaacctaacctaacctataaagataggttaggttaggttaggtagggttggttaggttcggtcatatatctacgttaattttaactccaataaaaaaaaattgacctcatacataatgaaatgggtagctttatcatttcataagaaaaaaattgagaaagtatattaattcagtaaaacttggcttattaggcaaatcgggccttgcatagtaggctgagaagtgcgttctggctactaggtacgacatatatatatatatatatatatatatatatatatatatatatatatatatatatatatgacagtgtcagaccacgaaggaagaattgaaacaggaatttccttaagtactttcgtatttaataatacatcttcagaaggattggAAAAATGCATCTtcccatccttctgaagatgtattattaaatgcaaaagtacttaagaaaatttttgtttcaattcttccctcgtggtctgacactttcacatttttcatcacgtgttaattttcgtgatttacacacacacacacccacacccacactcacacacacacacacacacacacacacacacacacacacacacacacacacacacacacacacactcacactcacacacacacacacacacacccacacacacactcacacacacacacacacacacacacacacacacacacacacacacacacacacacacacacacacactctcactcactcactcactcactcactcactcacacacacacacacacacaccacacacaccacacacaccacacacaccacacacaccacacacatatatatatatatatatatatatatatatatatatatatatatatatatatatatatatatatatatatatattatttaatttaatggTATAACTATTGCTTATTATTTATTACTACTAAATTTACCGTTGAACTCAGGAGTTGGCATGTCCTCTTAAATGTAATAATGGAAATTAGTCAGTCCTGTTCGTGTAGTCTCAAGTAATGTTGTATTTAATTTATACTCTATTTATGcctaaatattttattttaacaGTTTTCAAATTTGCTCAGGAAGCATATATCAGCTTATTACAAAAAGCTGTTATTGGGTGCGCTTATGGTAACAGACAATGTTGACTCAGCTTTATGGAATgtttattaaaaaattatgataTTTTTTGTCATTCATATAGCATAAAATCTCCTCTTCGTACAACGTAGCTGACTTTTCTAAAATATGCTTCCCCACAGCATGATATTGAGGCATGTCAGCACCATGGTGACCCTGTGAGGATGTGGTGCAACCCGTGCCAGGAGCCGCTCTGTGGCCAGTGCCTCTTTGAGCGACACATGACTGAAAAACACCACGTTGTCAAGATCCAGTCTGTGGTCAGGGAGAAGAAGCAGAACATGGAGGCACAGACGGCGGAGATGCTGGAGTATGTGGAGGAGGAGCGAGCCAGCCTTGCCGACGAGGTGCACAGCATCGCCCATCACCTGGCGTGTATCCATAGGAGAAGTTCAGCTCTCACTAGGTACGTCACGGATGTGCACAGGATCTTGAAGGACGTGAGGAAAACGACGCGCATAGTGTCCGTGTTGGCAAACGAGAATAGTTTGGAAAGTTTGTCTTCCCAATTAGGAACAAAGCATTGCAATGACGTTAAAAAGAGTGTTGACAATGGGCAAGAGATAAGAGGTAGTCCAGTGGCACCATTCAAGTCAGATATATGTGACAATAACAAAGTTTGTCACTGCTGCAATAACTCTGAAAACTGCAGAGAAAGCGACGAGGCGCACCAGGACAAACCCTCACGGACCCTTCAGTTAGTTGACAGTGAAAACAACATACAGACAACGGAGACAGGCGTCGATGGGGCGTGCAAGAGAGACAGGAGCGAGACAGACGTCAACGAAGGTATTCGCAGTCGAGAAAAACTGACCAGTGACTGCGGCTCCGATAACGATCAAAATGATGATGGCGAAGCTTCCGATTCAGAGAGTGAGCCGAGAGTCAAGGATGAGATGGCCATGTGGCCCCTGACGCCCTGTGACACCACGGGCACTTCACCATTGTGGCCACGTATCGACTGGACACACTTCTGTTACCAGGTGAGACACCACCTTTCAAATTATAAGTTATATAAGagcaagttgtgtgtgtttgcagAGATATATTAGTCTAAGTAAAATCTATTAAATCTAAACACAATTGTTTTCTGTAGAATAAcgggattttaacaaaatatttgAACTGTATACACTATACAATATATGTTAAGACTAATAGTGAAATAATTAACTATGATAGTGAAATACATGAATATAATAGTGATTATGTTCAAATTCTAACTTAAGGGACGTGTCTTCTTTGTACATATGTATTTATAATGTAGTTTACACTCTAAGACGAGCTGTGTGTGGGAGACACTaaaactagtttttttttttttttgcagggatattcctaagcctctggctggctcactaAACATTATTATCTTGACTTGCACTGTATGTTGTATATCTGGTACAGCCTTAATTGGCTCCCACACAGTAGCCTACAAAGCATGGCAAACTTAAATAGGTGTTGTCCTGACATGTTATTTGTGTTATAGCTGCCGGTGGTACAGCTGCTGGTACCGCCAGAGAAACCAGAAGTGTTCCTGCAGCTGAGTGTGGGAAGAAGAAGCCTAGGCCGCGTCCACATACGTCTGTGGGGATACCTGCGCCGCGCCCAGCACTTCCTGGCTCTGTGTCTGGGCACCCTTGGCCCCTCATATAAGGGCTCAAGGTTCTCAAATGTGGCTAGAAAGGGACAGCCTGGGGAAAGCCTAGTTGGATGTCAGTATAGAACAGAGGGCGGCAGCAGTAGCGCCCGTGGCCTGCTGGAGGGCCTGGAATGGCGAGGCAACTACTCAGGCCCGGTGAAGGAGGGTGTACTGGGAGGAGCGAGCGACGGAGACCCAAATCTTGAAGCCTTTTTTGGGATCTGTACCCGCGACTATCCAGAGGGAGAGTACTACTGCCCCTTCGGCGAAGTGGTGGGCGGGATGGAGGTGGTACGTAGAGCTGTGGCTCACGACCCCGTCAGTGACGTCACTATTACTGA
This DNA window, taken from Procambarus clarkii isolate CNS0578487 chromosome 40, FALCON_Pclarkii_2.0, whole genome shotgun sequence, encodes the following:
- the LOC123758107 gene encoding uncharacterized protein, which gives rise to MDELACSVCSEEFRGGIREPVVLPQCGHTFCRPCLLSLQAMHPSLRCPACRRRHKGASVAHLPTNFTVLNLATAAHANNKHDIEACQHHGDPVRMWCNPCQEPLCGQCLFERHMTEKHHVVKIQSVVREKKQNMEAQTAEMLEYVEEERASLADEVHSIAHHLACIHRRSSALTRYVTDVHRILKDVRKTTRIVSVLANENSLESLSSQLGTKHCNDVKKSVDNGQEIRGSPVAPFKSDICDNNKVCHCCNNSENCRESDEAHQDKPSRTLQLVDSENNIQTTETGVDGACKRDRSETDVNEGIRSREKLTSDCGSDNDQNDDGEASDSESEPRVKDEMAMWPLTPCDTTGTSPLWPRIDWTHFCYQLPVVQLLVPPEKPEVFLQLSVGRRSLGRVHIRLWGYLRRAQHFLALCLGTLGPSYKGSRFSNVARKGQPGESLVGCQYRTEGGSSSARGLLEGLEWRGNYSGPVKEGVLGGASDGDPNLEAFFGICTRDYPEGEYYCPFGEVVGGMEVVRRAVAHDPVSDVTITDITSARNDG